The Sylvia atricapilla isolate bSylAtr1 chromosome 5, bSylAtr1.pri, whole genome shotgun sequence genome includes a window with the following:
- the RPS16 gene encoding small ribosomal subunit protein uS9 — MPAKGPLQSVQVFGRKKTATAVAHCKRGNGLIKVNGRPLEMIEPRTLQYKLLEPVLLLGKERFAGVDIRVRVKGGGHVAQIYAIRQAISKALVAYYQKYVDEASKKEIKDILIQYDRTLLVADPRRCESKKFGGPGARARYQKSYR; from the exons ATGCCGGCCAAGGGTCCCTTGCAGAGCGTCCAGGTCTTCGGACGAAAG aaAACTGCAACGGCTGTTGCCCACTGCAAGAGGGGGAATGGCCTCATTAAAGTTAATGGAAGACCTCTGGAAATGATTGAGCCCAGAACTCTGCAGTATAAA ctgcttgAACCTGTCCTCCTCCTGGGGAAGGAGCGGTTTGCTGGTGTTGACATCAGAGTCCGTGTGAAGGGTGGTGGCCACGTAGCACAAATCTATG CTATCCGTCAAGCTATTTCTAAAGCTTTGGTGGCTTACTATCAAAAAT atgttGATGAAGCTTCCAAGAAAGAGATCAAGGATATTCTAATCCAGTATGATAGGACTCTGCTTGTTGCAGATCCTCGCCGTTGTGAATCCAAGAAATTTGGAGGACCTGGTGCTCGTGCCCGCTACCAGAAGTCTTACCGTTAA